In one Candidatus Planktophila vernalis genomic region, the following are encoded:
- a CDS encoding polyprenyl synthetase family protein codes for MSSFGIPNVAPELEATLIRQMAEVESLLLSHTRSEYPFVDETAHHLVAAGGKRLRPLLTLLTAQFGDSTRQGVIAAAVACEITHLATLYHDDVMDEAPLRRGVESANMRWGNTIAILTGDFLFAKSSDLLADLGPEAVRLQARTFERLVIGQIMETQGPNPGQDPLEHYLKVVADKTGSLISASARYGGMISGAPAEITDTVTKFGEKIGVAFQLADDVIDIASESNQSGKTPGTDLREGVPTLVTLNVMKSTDSSDRELQQLLSAPIEDEDTVQQVLSSLRSHKALGESREQLYQIAKEARTALGPLPVCDATGALMSLCDAVIDRSA; via the coding sequence ATGTCATCATTTGGCATTCCCAACGTTGCTCCAGAGTTGGAAGCAACGCTTATTCGACAGATGGCCGAAGTTGAAAGCCTGCTTCTCAGCCACACACGCAGCGAGTACCCATTTGTTGATGAAACTGCACACCACCTTGTTGCCGCTGGCGGTAAGCGTTTGCGCCCACTGCTCACATTGTTAACTGCTCAGTTTGGTGATTCAACACGTCAAGGAGTTATTGCAGCTGCAGTTGCCTGCGAAATTACACACCTTGCAACTCTTTATCACGATGATGTTATGGATGAGGCACCACTTCGTCGCGGAGTGGAAAGTGCAAATATGCGATGGGGAAACACCATTGCGATTTTGACGGGCGATTTTCTCTTTGCAAAGTCCTCTGATTTATTAGCCGACCTTGGCCCAGAAGCAGTGCGCTTACAGGCTCGCACATTCGAGCGCTTGGTAATTGGCCAGATTATGGAAACTCAGGGACCAAACCCAGGACAAGATCCACTTGAGCATTACTTAAAAGTTGTGGCGGATAAAACAGGATCACTTATTTCAGCTTCTGCTAGATACGGTGGAATGATTTCTGGAGCACCTGCAGAAATCACAGATACAGTAACAAAATTTGGAGAAAAGATTGGTGTTGCATTCCAGTTAGCCGATGATGTTATCGATATTGCTAGTGAATCAAATCAATCAGGAAAGACCCCGGGTACGGATCTGCGAGAAGGTGTCCCAACACTTGTCACTCTCAATGTTATGAAATCAACTGATTCATCTGATCGTGAATTGCAGCAGCTTTTATCGGCACCTATTGAAGATGAAGATACTGTGCAGCAGGTGCTGAGCTCACTGCGTAGTCACAAAGCTTTGGGTGAATCGCGTGAACAGTTATATCAGATTGCAAAAGAAGCTAGAACCGCTCTGGGCCCACTACCTGTGTGTGATGCAACAGGTGCGCTGATGTCACTTTGTGACGCTGTTATCGACCGCTCTGCTTGA
- the nuoN gene encoding NADH-quinone oxidoreductase subunit NuoN encodes MEFSSPVLNYTLLSPMLIVLGGAIIGVLVEAFMSKALRPITQLSVTLGSLVLALVQVWRIRNEQSLSTAMGSVVIDGPAVLMQASILIISLISVLLIADAQQFTALAAALPGSEEERHAMQSGNQVTEVYPLTLFAVAGMMLFPVSSDLITLFVALEVLSLPLYLMAGLSRRRRLASQEAALKYFLLGAFSSAFFLFGAAFLYGYSSSITFTGIRNAVVGGGGNDVFLLIGIAFISVGLLFKVGAVPFHAWSPDVYQGAPTPVTAFMAAATKVAAFGAMLRIYYTVFANAQWSWSPMLTIIAIITMVFGSLVAIAQRDVKRMLAYSSIAHAGFLLTGVIALNKAGLEASLFYLFAYGITTVGAFAIVTLVRDSAGEVTDLNRWKGLGKRSPWVAIAFATFLLSFAGIPLTSGFIGKFSIFSAAYESGATSVVIAGVLSSAIAAFFYVRVIVLMFFTDPIEDGTSVEIPSSLTSIAVIFSMIVTIALGVFPAPILDFISNLATFIR; translated from the coding sequence ATGGAATTCAGCTCACCAGTTCTTAACTACACACTTCTCTCACCTATGCTTATTGTGCTGGGCGGAGCAATCATTGGCGTGCTAGTTGAAGCCTTTATGTCTAAGGCGCTACGCCCAATCACACAATTATCAGTGACTTTAGGCTCCTTAGTTTTGGCACTGGTGCAGGTCTGGCGAATTCGCAACGAACAATCACTCTCTACAGCAATGGGCTCTGTGGTGATAGATGGTCCTGCGGTTTTGATGCAGGCTTCAATTCTTATTATTTCTCTCATCTCTGTTTTGTTAATCGCAGATGCCCAGCAATTCACTGCATTAGCTGCAGCACTTCCAGGTTCAGAAGAAGAGCGTCATGCGATGCAAAGCGGTAATCAAGTAACTGAGGTCTATCCACTTACCCTCTTTGCGGTTGCGGGAATGATGTTGTTCCCGGTTTCAAGTGATCTCATTACATTGTTTGTGGCACTCGAAGTGCTCTCATTGCCGCTGTATTTAATGGCAGGCCTTTCTCGTCGTCGCCGTTTAGCATCACAGGAAGCAGCACTTAAGTACTTCCTACTGGGTGCTTTTTCATCAGCATTCTTCCTATTTGGTGCAGCTTTCCTCTATGGATACTCATCATCAATTACCTTTACCGGAATCCGCAACGCCGTTGTCGGAGGCGGTGGAAACGATGTCTTCCTACTTATTGGAATCGCATTTATATCTGTTGGTCTGCTCTTTAAAGTGGGAGCAGTTCCATTCCATGCCTGGTCACCAGATGTTTACCAAGGCGCACCAACACCAGTAACTGCATTTATGGCAGCTGCTACAAAGGTTGCAGCCTTTGGTGCGATGCTTCGTATTTACTACACCGTCTTTGCTAATGCCCAATGGTCATGGTCACCAATGCTCACAATCATTGCAATCATCACTATGGTCTTTGGTTCACTTGTTGCCATCGCACAGCGCGATGTGAAGCGCATGTTGGCTTACTCTTCTATTGCTCATGCTGGCTTCTTGTTAACAGGTGTTATTGCCTTGAATAAGGCTGGCCTTGAGGCATCACTGTTTTATCTCTTTGCTTATGGCATCACAACAGTTGGTGCATTTGCCATCGTGACTTTGGTTCGCGATTCTGCCGGTGAAGTAACCGATCTCAACCGTTGGAAAGGTTTAGGAAAGCGCTCACCTTGGGTTGCTATTGCTTTTGCTACATTCCTGCTTTCCTTTGCTGGAATTCCACTTACTAGCGGATTTATTGGAAAGTTTTCAATCTTCTCTGCAGCATATGAAAGTGGCGCAACTAGTGTTGTTATCGCCGGTGTGCTCTCGAGTGCAATCGCAGCCTTCTTCTATGTCCGCGTTATTGTTTTGATGTTCTTCACTGATCCAATCGAAGATGGAACAAGCGTTGAAATTCCATCATCACTGACATCAATTGCGGTTATCTTCTCGATGATCGTGACGATTGCCTTGGGTGTCTTCCCAGCGCCAATTCTTGACTTCATCTCAAACCTCGCAACCTTCATTCGCTAA